The following are from one region of the Candidatus Polarisedimenticolia bacterium genome:
- a CDS encoding DUF444 family protein, producing MILRIEQDHNRFKQIIRGRIKKELKKYISSGELIGRRGKDYISIPLPQIRIPQFVYGPKQTGGVGQGEGAIGTVLGAGEVEGGKREAGNQPGEHLLEVDLSLDELAEMLGEELELPEIRPKGRKNIMSSKDRYTGISRYGPETLRHFKRTYKETLKRSISTGTYRPDNPILIPIRADKRYRSWKSAVMPQANAVIIYMMDVSGSMGEEQKEIVRIESFWIDTWLRHHYKGVEIRYIIHDAEAREVDRDTFYHTRESGGTVISAAYRLCARIMEMDYPAEEWNIYCLHFSDGDNWSQGDTEECITLLKSQVLPRVNLFCYGQVESPYGTGQFLVDLKEGCADDERIALSKIENKDGIYQSIKDFLGRGR from the coding sequence GTGATCCTCAGGATCGAGCAGGACCACAACCGCTTCAAGCAGATCATCCGCGGGCGGATCAAGAAGGAGCTCAAGAAGTACATCTCGAGCGGCGAGCTCATCGGCCGCCGCGGCAAGGACTACATCTCGATTCCCCTCCCCCAGATCCGCATTCCGCAGTTCGTCTACGGACCCAAGCAGACCGGCGGGGTCGGCCAGGGCGAGGGGGCGATCGGCACCGTCCTGGGAGCCGGAGAGGTCGAGGGCGGCAAGCGCGAGGCGGGGAACCAGCCGGGCGAGCACCTGCTCGAGGTGGACCTCTCGCTGGACGAGCTGGCCGAGATGCTCGGGGAGGAGCTGGAGCTCCCGGAAATCAGGCCCAAGGGCCGCAAGAACATCATGTCCTCGAAGGACCGCTACACGGGGATCTCGCGCTACGGCCCCGAGACGCTCCGGCACTTCAAGCGGACCTACAAGGAGACGCTGAAGCGCAGCATCTCCACCGGCACCTACCGCCCGGACAACCCGATCCTCATCCCGATCCGCGCCGACAAGCGCTACCGATCGTGGAAGAGCGCCGTCATGCCGCAGGCCAACGCCGTGATCATCTACATGATGGACGTCTCGGGATCGATGGGCGAGGAGCAGAAGGAGATCGTGCGCATCGAGTCGTTCTGGATCGACACCTGGCTCCGGCACCACTACAAGGGCGTGGAGATCCGCTACATCATCCACGACGCCGAGGCGCGCGAGGTCGATCGCGACACGTTCTACCATACGCGCGAGTCGGGCGGGACCGTGATCTCGGCGGCCTACAGGCTGTGCGCCCGCATCATGGAGATGGACTATCCCGCGGAGGAATGGAACATCTACTGCCTGCACTTCTCGGACGGCGACAACTGGTCGCAGGGGGACACCGAGGAGTGCATCACCCTCCTCAAGTCCCAGGTCCTGCCGCGCGTCAACCTGTTCTGCTACGGCCAGGTCGAGAGCCCGTACGGCACCGGCCAGTTCCTCGTGGACCTCAAGGAGGGTTGCGCGGACGACGAGCGGATCGCCCTGTCGAAGATCGAGAACAAGGACGGGATCTATCAGTCGATCAAGGATTTTCTTGGACGGGGGCGCTGA